One Chlorobaculum limnaeum genomic window carries:
- a CDS encoding universal stress protein — MITIKSILCPMDFSDASKNAYRYACEFAKSMGSKVILLNVIEPRPIAAEMSLNYIPLEEDLAAAAREDFIPMVKEAETAGIDVSADVTIGLPAESILQHVAELDVNLLIMGSHGKTGLSRLLMGSVAEAVIRKAAVPVLIVKANEKEFISEE, encoded by the coding sequence ATGATTACCATAAAGTCGATTCTCTGTCCGATGGACTTTTCCGACGCATCGAAGAATGCGTACCGGTATGCCTGTGAGTTCGCCAAATCTATGGGGTCGAAGGTGATTCTGCTGAACGTGATAGAGCCGCGTCCGATAGCCGCGGAGATGAGCCTGAACTACATTCCGCTCGAAGAAGATCTCGCTGCCGCAGCGAGGGAGGATTTCATTCCTATGGTCAAAGAGGCTGAAACCGCCGGTATCGATGTGAGCGCCGATGTGACGATTGGCTTGCCTGCCGAGTCGATTCTTCAGCATGTGGCCGAACTCGATGTAAACCTGCTCATCATGGGCTCGCACGGCAAGACCGGCCTGAGCAGGCTCCTCATGGGCAGCGTCGCCGAAGCGGTGATACGCAAAGCCGCCGTACCCGTGCTGATCGTCAAGGCCAACGAAAAGGAGTTCATCAGCGAAGAATAG
- a CDS encoding slipin family protein, which produces MLSMNILILLVLAVAFFVSAVKIMPEYERAVIFRLGRIIGAKGPGLIILIPYIDRMVRVDLRTVTLDVPPQDIITRDNVSVKVSAVVYFRVLDPIKAIIDVADFHFATSQLAQTTLRSVCGQGEMDNLLAERDEINERIQSILDKDTAPWGVKVGKVEVKEIDLPEEMRRAMAKQAEAERERRSKIINAEGEFQAAQRLSEAAAIIAQNPAALQLRYLQTLQDIATENNSTTIFPVPVDLFKVFFDKKS; this is translated from the coding sequence ATGCTTTCGATGAATATCCTGATTTTACTGGTGCTTGCGGTGGCGTTTTTCGTCTCCGCGGTCAAGATCATGCCCGAATACGAGCGGGCGGTCATTTTCCGCCTTGGCAGGATCATCGGGGCAAAAGGGCCGGGCCTCATCATCCTGATTCCCTACATCGACCGGATGGTGCGGGTCGATCTGCGTACCGTGACGCTCGACGTGCCGCCGCAGGACATCATCACGCGCGACAACGTGTCGGTGAAGGTGAGTGCCGTGGTCTATTTCCGCGTGCTCGACCCGATCAAGGCGATCATCGATGTGGCCGATTTTCACTTCGCCACCTCGCAGCTTGCCCAGACCACCCTGCGCAGCGTTTGCGGGCAGGGGGAGATGGACAACCTGCTCGCCGAGCGCGACGAGATCAACGAGCGCATCCAGTCCATTCTCGACAAGGATACCGCGCCGTGGGGCGTGAAGGTCGGCAAGGTCGAGGTGAAGGAGATCGATCTGCCCGAGGAGATGCGCCGCGCGATGGCCAAGCAGGCCGAGGCCGAGCGTGAACGGCGCTCGAAGATCATCAACGCCGAGGGCGAGTTCCAGGCGGCCCAACGGCTCTCCGAAGCTGCGGCGATCATCGCGCAGAACCCGGCGGCGTTGCAATTGCGCTATCTCCAGACCTTGCAGGATATCGCCACCGAGAACAACTCGACCACGATTTTCCCGGTGCCGGTCGATCTTTTCAAGGTCTTTTTCGATAAAAAATCCTGA
- a CDS encoding NfeD family protein, translated as MTPVIVVLMLMAIIPVRGESAQIRTMSLKGSVNPGSAAWFQRVLDEANRDGDTLLLVELDTPGGLVASLRQMVQGVMASKVPVVVYVAPSGAQAASAGALLLLSAHVAAMAPGTETGAAHPVGIGGEVEKKSVMNAKIENDLAAFARSLAQKRGRNPVWAERAVRESIASTASEALVAGVIDTVAPSRSELLAFLDGRTVTTSAGAVTIRTSGMTVRAAEPTFREEVMMTIADPNIAYFLLLLGIAGLYFELTTPGAIFPGVAGAIALVLGAWAMQLLSVNVTGLLLILLAILFFGLELFVVSGGALAIAGLVALFIGSVMVFNQPEIGLVIDWWVFLPLFLSFSATVLLLVFMVLRSTRRKALSGMEGLVGETGTVEQAISEGRSGKVFVHGELWDASANVSIPAGAPVLVTGVEGMKLNVKQKSREG; from the coding sequence TTGACACCGGTTATTGTCGTGCTGATGCTCATGGCGATCATTCCTGTTCGAGGCGAATCGGCTCAGATACGCACCATGTCGCTGAAGGGGAGTGTCAATCCCGGCAGTGCGGCGTGGTTCCAGCGGGTGCTCGACGAGGCGAACCGGGATGGCGATACGCTGCTCCTGGTCGAGCTCGATACGCCGGGTGGGCTGGTCGCCTCTCTCCGCCAGATGGTGCAGGGGGTGATGGCCTCGAAGGTACCGGTCGTCGTCTATGTCGCGCCCTCCGGGGCGCAGGCGGCTTCGGCGGGGGCGCTGCTCTTGCTCTCCGCGCATGTGGCGGCGATGGCTCCCGGCACCGAGACCGGCGCGGCGCATCCGGTTGGCATCGGCGGCGAAGTCGAAAAGAAGAGCGTCATGAACGCCAAGATCGAAAACGATCTCGCGGCGTTCGCCCGCAGCCTCGCGCAGAAGCGGGGCCGCAATCCTGTGTGGGCCGAACGGGCCGTGCGGGAGAGCATCGCCTCGACCGCGTCGGAGGCCCTCGTGGCGGGCGTGATCGATACCGTCGCCCCAAGCCGCAGCGAACTGCTTGCCTTTCTCGACGGGCGCACGGTGACGACCTCCGCCGGAGCCGTGACCATCCGCACGTCGGGCATGACGGTGCGGGCTGCCGAACCCACCTTCAGGGAGGAGGTGATGATGACCATCGCCGATCCCAATATCGCCTATTTTCTGCTGCTTCTCGGTATCGCCGGGCTCTATTTCGAACTTACGACGCCCGGCGCAATCTTTCCCGGCGTGGCCGGCGCGATTGCCCTCGTGCTCGGCGCGTGGGCCATGCAACTGCTGTCGGTCAACGTGACCGGCCTTCTGCTCATCCTGCTCGCCATCCTTTTTTTCGGACTCGAACTCTTCGTCGTCAGCGGCGGCGCTCTCGCTATTGCCGGTCTTGTCGCGCTTTTCATCGGTTCGGTGATGGTCTTCAATCAGCCGGAAATTGGTCTCGTCATCGACTGGTGGGTTTTTCTGCCTCTTTTTCTTTCATTTTCGGCGACAGTCCTGTTACTTGTCTTTATGGTGCTTCGCTCGACCCGACGCAAGGCGCTCTCCGGCATGGAGGGGCTGGTCGGCGAGACGGGCACGGTCGAGCAGGCCATCAGCGAGGGCAGGAGCGGCAAGGTTTTCGTGCATGGCGAACTGTGGGACGCTTCGGCAAACGTTTCGATTCCCGCCGGAGCGCCGGTTTTGGTGACGGGGGTCGAGGGAATGAAACTCAATGTGAAACAAAAAAGCAGGGAGGGGTGA
- a CDS encoding alpha/beta hydrolase, translating into MSSQFSTPTRDHEWFDYYQRFTYFSQDAVRDGCQPRIMEHQEPARKAIVLVHGLSDSPYFMTAIGDYFFHQLGYNVYMPLLHGHGLKEPKGMEGVELEEWKSNVSFAVNTASSKASEISIGGLSTGGALSFYMATLHPRVRGTLYLFSAALDLAGGAFGLVGEMQENLLLTPVPDLFDFNTPMIGENPYRYSYVDLDGATQLARLIKETDSIISLFGSRFPFPYKVFAAHSESDTTADIAGIEALREVCVQERFRFFRITKNLCVPHASVLLEKPVVSKDGKELEPRNPVFVEMMQAIADFEKVG; encoded by the coding sequence ATGAGCAGTCAGTTTTCAACTCCGACGCGCGATCACGAGTGGTTCGACTATTACCAGCGCTTCACCTATTTCTCGCAGGACGCGGTACGTGACGGGTGCCAGCCGCGAATCATGGAGCATCAGGAACCTGCGCGAAAAGCGATCGTGCTGGTACACGGCCTTTCCGACTCGCCATACTTCATGACGGCGATCGGCGACTATTTTTTCCACCAGCTCGGCTACAATGTCTACATGCCGTTGCTTCATGGCCACGGCCTGAAGGAGCCCAAAGGGATGGAGGGGGTCGAGCTCGAAGAGTGGAAATCGAACGTCAGCTTCGCCGTCAACACGGCGTCATCGAAAGCGAGCGAGATTTCAATCGGCGGCCTGTCAACCGGCGGCGCGTTGAGTTTCTATATGGCGACGCTCCATCCGAGAGTTCGGGGTACGCTCTACCTCTTCTCGGCGGCGCTCGATTTGGCGGGAGGCGCGTTCGGCCTGGTCGGCGAGATGCAGGAAAATCTGCTGCTGACTCCCGTGCCTGATCTGTTCGATTTCAACACTCCAATGATTGGCGAAAATCCTTACCGCTACAGCTATGTCGATCTGGATGGCGCGACGCAACTCGCCCGGCTCATCAAGGAGACCGACTCTATCATCAGCCTGTTCGGATCACGATTTCCGTTCCCTTATAAAGTGTTCGCGGCGCACTCAGAATCCGATACCACGGCGGATATTGCCGGTATCGAGGCGTTGCGGGAGGTATGCGTTCAGGAGCGATTCAGATTTTTCAGGATCACGAAAAATCTGTGCGTGCCGCACGCGAGCGTCTTGCTCGAAAAGCCCGTTGTCAGCAAAGATGGCAAAGAGCTTGAACCCCGAAATCCCGTGTTTGTGGAGATGATGCAGGCGATAGCGGATTTCGAAAAAGTCGGATGA
- a CDS encoding radical SAM/SPASM domain-containing protein — protein sequence MTTREAFLDMLEEAGTLNLIFQLTDQCVLSCRYCFAKGSHKTGSLRIPDDLLEAAIRSAFDTRHCEVSFEWTGGEPFLAGIDFYRKVDRLQKQYATKPYANTIQTSGYVHDRKLIVWLAAHGFHISSTIDGPPELHDFQRPASGGGLSLASVLETRETIIEHQGHCGCICTVTQNSLGKEGAILDFYRSLGIDAFHSNPYHYFSENLVGDESLSLDADGYAAYFIAQFNAWFEGGRKLPMPGTLNYVLRSLVAGVGLKQSVCTFGGRCLTNFLAITPDGDAWLCPKFAGFDAMRLGNVSETAMPDILAVANPAMSRLIDQRLEATAACEAEACRFRYLCNAGCPYFSFIASGGRNIAEKDSLCAGKQLLFEYLESVVELIDPGELPEPQLHEHA from the coding sequence ATGACGACGAGAGAGGCGTTTCTCGACATGCTCGAAGAGGCGGGCACGCTGAACCTGATTTTTCAGCTTACCGACCAGTGCGTGCTCTCGTGCCGCTACTGCTTTGCGAAAGGCTCCCACAAAACCGGGAGCCTCCGCATTCCGGACGACCTGCTCGAAGCCGCCATCCGGAGCGCCTTCGATACACGCCATTGCGAGGTTTCCTTCGAGTGGACGGGCGGCGAGCCATTTCTTGCCGGAATCGATTTTTACCGCAAGGTCGATCGTCTCCAGAAACAGTACGCCACCAAACCCTACGCGAACACCATCCAGACGAGCGGTTATGTGCATGACCGGAAGCTGATCGTCTGGCTCGCCGCGCACGGCTTCCACATCTCATCGACCATCGACGGCCCCCCGGAGCTGCACGACTTCCAGCGCCCGGCCAGCGGCGGCGGCCTATCGCTTGCCTCGGTGCTCGAGACGCGCGAAACGATCATCGAGCATCAGGGGCACTGCGGCTGCATCTGCACGGTCACGCAGAACAGCCTCGGCAAGGAGGGGGCGATTCTCGATTTCTACCGTTCGCTCGGCATCGACGCTTTTCACAGCAATCCGTACCACTATTTTTCGGAGAACCTCGTCGGTGACGAAAGCCTCTCGCTCGATGCCGACGGCTACGCCGCCTATTTCATCGCCCAGTTCAACGCCTGGTTCGAGGGCGGGCGAAAGCTGCCGATGCCTGGCACGCTCAACTACGTGCTGCGTTCGCTGGTGGCGGGCGTCGGGCTGAAGCAATCGGTCTGCACCTTCGGTGGGCGTTGCCTCACCAACTTTCTCGCTATCACGCCCGACGGCGACGCCTGGCTCTGCCCCAAGTTCGCGGGCTTCGACGCGATGCGCCTCGGCAACGTCAGCGAGACGGCGATGCCCGATATTCTCGCCGTCGCCAACCCGGCCATGTCGCGGCTGATCGACCAGCGCCTCGAGGCCACTGCCGCCTGCGAAGCCGAGGCGTGTCGCTTTCGGTACCTCTGCAATGCGGGCTGTCCCTACTTCTCCTTCATCGCCAGCGGAGGTCGGAACATCGCCGAAAAGGATTCGCTCTGCGCGGGCAAGCAACTGCTTTTCGAGTACCTCGAATCGGTCGTCGAACTGATCGATCCCGGTGAGCTTCCCGAACCTCAACTCCACGAACATGCGTAA
- a CDS encoding SHOCT domain-containing protein, giving the protein MPDIRIKPTRCTLTMMRIASVVVALVGAGMIVGVVSNGLLEEGGVFVIIWIVACVAIIGFALFMAFSRKGSPDVIFSIEDAGESQSASDAQSVEARLKTLDGLKRQKLISDEEFRKQREKIIESV; this is encoded by the coding sequence ATGCCGGATATCAGGATAAAGCCGACGCGCTGCACGCTGACCATGATGAGAATCGCGTCGGTCGTCGTGGCGCTTGTCGGCGCGGGTATGATCGTTGGCGTCGTAAGCAACGGCCTGCTCGAAGAGGGCGGTGTGTTTGTCATCATCTGGATCGTGGCCTGCGTTGCGATCATCGGTTTCGCGCTCTTCATGGCTTTCAGCCGGAAGGGTAGTCCGGACGTGATCTTCAGCATCGAAGACGCGGGGGAGTCGCAATCCGCTTCTGATGCCCAAAGCGTGGAGGCGCGGCTGAAAACGCTTGACGGACTCAAGCGTCAAAAGCTCATCAGTGACGAGGAGTTCCGGAAGCAGCGCGAGAAGATCATCGAGAGCGTGTGA
- the trxA gene encoding thioredoxin, giving the protein MAQSLDELIRTSELPVFIDFWADWCGPCKMVAPSVKQLASEFKGRLTVVKVNVDQQPEAASKFQVQGIPALMLFVCGQLKWRTAGAIPYQQMRQEVLKAIG; this is encoded by the coding sequence ATGGCTCAATCACTTGACGAACTTATCAGGACAAGCGAACTTCCCGTATTCATCGATTTCTGGGCCGACTGGTGCGGGCCGTGCAAAATGGTGGCGCCATCGGTCAAACAGCTCGCCAGCGAGTTCAAGGGACGGCTGACCGTGGTGAAGGTCAACGTCGATCAGCAACCTGAAGCGGCATCGAAATTTCAGGTTCAGGGCATACCGGCGCTCATGCTCTTCGTCTGTGGTCAGCTCAAATGGCGCACAGCAGGAGCGATTCCCTACCAGCAGATGCGCCAGGAGGTGCTCAAGGCGATCGGGTAG
- a CDS encoding 6-carboxytetrahydropterin synthase, which yields MNDILEKPRKIYVTRKIEFNAAHRLFNPELSDEENRRLYGKCSGTYGHGHNYLLEITLSGIIDRKTGYLFDLKELKKILEEEIVARFDHRHLNHEVSELAGHVPTTEILAVTVWEILESRLETITKKEVSLHEVKIHETGKNSVTYLGE from the coding sequence ATGAACGACATCCTCGAAAAGCCGAGAAAAATTTACGTTACACGAAAGATCGAGTTCAATGCCGCACACCGTCTGTTCAATCCGGAACTTTCGGACGAGGAGAACCGGCGCCTCTACGGCAAGTGCTCCGGAACGTATGGACATGGACACAACTATCTGCTTGAAATCACCCTTTCGGGCATCATCGACCGGAAAACCGGTTATCTCTTCGATCTCAAGGAGCTTAAAAAAATTCTCGAAGAGGAGATTGTGGCGCGGTTCGACCACCGACATCTGAACCATGAGGTAAGCGAACTCGCGGGCCACGTGCCGACCACGGAAATTCTTGCCGTCACCGTCTGGGAAATTCTCGAATCCCGGCTGGAAACCATTACCAAAAAGGAGGTTAGCCTCCATGAAGTCAAAATACATGAAACAGGAAAAAACAGTGTCACCTATCTTGGAGAATAA
- the folE gene encoding GTP cyclohydrolase I FolE, with translation MKQEKTVSPILENNRIGQSSLASCDLDECFDETHDREEETLGSMADAVYTLLKGVGEDPEREGLLLTPERVAKSLRFLTKGYRQDPEQLLRKAVFTESYDEMVLVKDIDIYSMCEHHMLPFFGKAHVAYIPDGKIVGLSKIPRVVEVFARRLQVQERLTQQIRDAIQNVLNPRGVAVVIEATHMCMVMRGVEKQNSVTTTSAMSGEFMNNQSTRSEFLRLIGNR, from the coding sequence ATGAAACAGGAAAAAACAGTGTCACCTATCTTGGAGAATAACCGTATCGGGCAGTCATCATTGGCATCCTGCGACCTCGACGAGTGCTTCGACGAAACGCATGATCGTGAAGAGGAGACGCTCGGCTCAATGGCCGATGCCGTTTACACGCTGCTGAAAGGGGTCGGCGAAGATCCCGAACGCGAGGGCTTGCTGTTGACGCCTGAGCGGGTCGCCAAATCCCTGCGGTTTCTGACTAAGGGATACCGGCAGGATCCGGAGCAGTTACTCAGGAAAGCGGTCTTCACCGAGTCGTACGACGAGATGGTGCTGGTGAAGGATATCGACATCTACTCGATGTGCGAGCACCACATGCTGCCCTTCTTCGGCAAGGCGCACGTGGCCTACATCCCCGACGGCAAGATCGTGGGGCTGTCGAAAATTCCGAGAGTCGTGGAGGTGTTTGCCCGGCGCTTGCAGGTTCAGGAGCGGCTGACCCAGCAGATTCGCGACGCCATCCAGAACGTGCTCAATCCGCGTGGCGTTGCCGTGGTAATCGAGGCGACGCACATGTGCATGGTGATGCGCGGCGTAGAGAAGCAGAACTCGGTGACGACCACTTCGGCCATGTCCGGCGAGTTCATGAACAACCAGTCCACCCGCAGCGAATTCCTGCGCCTCATCGGCAACCGCTGA
- a CDS encoding HyaD/HybD family hydrogenase maturation endopeptidase gives MKTINVVGLGNVLFGDEGFGVETVRALEDSGNWPEKVQFVDGGTQGLYLLDYFESCDALMIFDSIIPVEFEPKVYLYRKEELPAFIHRKMSAHQMGLSELLAVARLHGREPSQIVLIGAPPHDLGLGNGLSEPMRAHLAQAVETGREVLREWLAE, from the coding sequence TTGAAAACAATCAACGTAGTCGGTCTGGGTAACGTTCTCTTCGGCGACGAGGGCTTTGGCGTGGAAACAGTTCGGGCGCTGGAGGATTCCGGCAATTGGCCGGAAAAGGTGCAGTTCGTGGATGGTGGCACGCAGGGGCTCTACTTGCTCGATTATTTCGAGTCGTGTGATGCCTTGATGATTTTCGACTCGATCATCCCGGTCGAGTTCGAGCCGAAGGTCTATCTCTATCGTAAAGAAGAACTTCCGGCGTTCATTCACCGCAAGATGTCGGCTCACCAGATGGGGCTGAGCGAACTGCTCGCCGTGGCCCGGCTGCATGGCCGCGAACCGTCGCAGATCGTGCTCATCGGCGCGCCGCCGCACGACCTCGGCCTTGGTAACGGCCTGAGCGAGCCGATGCGTGCGCATCTGGCGCAAGCCGTCGAAACGGGGCGCGAAGTGCTGCGAGAGTGGCTGGCTGAGTGA
- the cybH gene encoding Ni/Fe-hydrogenase, b-type cytochrome subunit, giving the protein MGRLIEEIYVWRLPVRLYHWINAFSIVALMITGLYIASPVLNPPLGEAVWQHNFAMWRYVHYGVAFVFIGNFLYRMYYALLSDDQYAKFGGFRPWSPKWWGTPFREQVASYLFLRKDEPNYIGHNPVAALANFIFIFCGSIFMILTGLAMYAENRPGSFIDAAFGWLLPLFGSSYNLHYAHHLAAWIFPLYVIVHLYAVFRHDIVDRTSVTSSIITGYKHKVEDEATV; this is encoded by the coding sequence ATGGGCAGATTAATCGAGGAAATCTATGTGTGGCGTCTGCCGGTCCGGCTTTACCACTGGATCAATGCCTTCAGTATTGTCGCGTTGATGATCACCGGTCTGTACATCGCCTCTCCGGTGCTCAATCCGCCACTTGGCGAAGCGGTCTGGCAGCACAATTTCGCCATGTGGCGCTATGTTCATTACGGCGTTGCCTTCGTGTTCATCGGCAACTTCCTGTACCGCATGTACTACGCACTGCTGTCGGACGATCAGTACGCAAAGTTCGGCGGATTCAGGCCGTGGTCTCCGAAATGGTGGGGGACGCCGTTCAGGGAGCAGGTTGCTTCATACCTGTTCCTGCGCAAAGACGAGCCGAACTACATCGGTCACAACCCGGTCGCGGCGCTGGCGAACTTCATTTTCATCTTTTGCGGCTCGATCTTCATGATCCTGACCGGCCTGGCCATGTACGCCGAAAACCGTCCCGGCAGCTTCATCGATGCTGCGTTTGGCTGGCTCCTGCCGCTGTTCGGCAGCAGCTACAACCTGCACTACGCGCATCATCTCGCGGCATGGATATTCCCGCTCTATGTGATCGTGCATCTTTATGCTGTCTTCCGCCACGACATCGTCGATCGCACCAGCGTGACCTCGTCGATCATCACCGGTTACAAGCACAAGGTTGAAGACGAGGCGACGGTGTGA
- a CDS encoding nickel-dependent hydrogenase large subunit encodes MAKKIVVDPIPRIEGHLRIEAKMNDANVIEEAYSTGTMWRGIEVILKGRDPRDAWAFAERICGVCTTVHALASVRCVEDALGIEIPPNARIIRNLMNATQQTQDHLVHFYHLHALDWVDVVSALKADPAQASAIAQSISPWPKSSVGYFKDLQQRLVAFVESGQLGIFSNGYWGHPAYKLPPEVNLIAVAHYLEALDFQKEIVKIQTVFGGKNPHPNYVVGGMACAIDPNSDTAINIERLNMIKKIIDDTQTFIDQVYIPDLIAIAGFYKEWLYGGGLGNFMSYGDFPETNLDDFKSLLWPRGVILNKDLSTVIDVDPRDMSQIKEEIGHSWYSYSKGSDKGLHPWEGETKPNYTGPKPPFEFLDTDKQYSWLKTPRWKEHPVEVGPLARVLIAYAKGDPMIKETVGMVLGKLQVGPEALFSTLGRTAARGIECKQTAGFMGHFYDQLVANVKAGDYRTFNSERWEPSTWPKESKGFGYTEAPRGSLGHWIRIKDEKIDEYQIVVPSTWNASPRDNRGNSGAYEAALKGTPMVDPSKPLEILRTVHSFDPCLACASHLFDMNGNEITRVTIV; translated from the coding sequence ATGGCCAAAAAAATAGTTGTCGATCCGATCCCTCGCATCGAGGGGCATCTGAGAATAGAGGCGAAAATGAACGATGCCAACGTCATCGAGGAGGCGTACAGCACCGGTACCATGTGGCGCGGCATCGAGGTGATCCTGAAAGGGCGCGATCCGCGTGACGCCTGGGCCTTCGCCGAGCGCATCTGCGGCGTCTGCACCACCGTGCACGCGCTCGCCTCGGTACGCTGCGTCGAGGACGCGCTTGGCATCGAGATTCCGCCGAACGCACGAATCATCCGGAATCTGATGAACGCCACGCAGCAGACGCAGGATCACCTCGTGCACTTCTACCACCTGCACGCGCTCGACTGGGTCGATGTGGTCAGCGCCCTCAAGGCCGATCCAGCGCAAGCTTCGGCCATCGCCCAGAGCATCTCGCCCTGGCCGAAATCCTCTGTTGGCTATTTCAAGGATTTGCAGCAGCGGCTCGTCGCCTTCGTCGAGAGCGGCCAGCTCGGCATCTTCTCGAACGGCTACTGGGGCCATCCGGCCTACAAGCTGCCGCCGGAGGTGAACCTCATCGCCGTGGCGCACTACCTCGAAGCGCTCGATTTCCAGAAGGAGATCGTCAAGATCCAGACCGTGTTTGGCGGCAAGAACCCGCATCCGAACTACGTCGTCGGCGGCATGGCCTGCGCCATCGACCCGAACAGCGACACGGCGATCAACATCGAGCGACTCAACATGATCAAGAAGATCATCGACGACACGCAGACCTTCATCGACCAGGTGTACATTCCCGACCTGATCGCCATCGCCGGATTCTACAAGGAGTGGCTCTATGGCGGCGGGCTCGGCAACTTCATGAGCTACGGCGACTTCCCGGAAACCAACCTTGATGACTTCAAATCCTTGCTCTGGCCTCGCGGCGTCATTCTGAACAAGGATCTCTCCACGGTGATCGATGTCGATCCGCGAGACATGTCGCAGATCAAGGAGGAGATCGGCCACAGCTGGTACAGCTACAGCAAGGGCAGCGACAAGGGACTCCATCCCTGGGAAGGGGAGACGAAGCCCAACTACACCGGCCCCAAGCCGCCATTCGAGTTCCTCGACACCGACAAGCAGTACAGTTGGCTCAAGACTCCGCGCTGGAAAGAGCATCCGGTCGAGGTCGGCCCGCTCGCCCGCGTCCTGATCGCCTATGCCAAAGGTGACCCGATGATCAAGGAGACCGTCGGCATGGTGCTCGGCAAGCTTCAGGTTGGCCCGGAGGCGCTCTTCTCTACGCTCGGTCGCACTGCCGCCCGTGGCATCGAGTGCAAGCAGACCGCCGGTTTTATGGGTCACTTCTATGATCAGCTCGTGGCCAACGTCAAGGCGGGCGACTACCGGACCTTCAACAGCGAGCGCTGGGAACCCTCGACCTGGCCGAAAGAGAGCAAAGGCTTCGGCTATACCGAAGCGCCGCGTGGCTCGCTCGGCCACTGGATCAGGATCAAGGACGAGAAGATCGACGAGTACCAGATTGTGGTGCCCTCCACCTGGAATGCCTCGCCGAGAGACAATCGCGGCAACTCCGGCGCTTACGAAGCGGCGCTGAAGGGCACACCGATGGTCGATCCGTCCAAGCCGCTCGAAATCCTGCGAACGGTGCACTCCTTCGACCCCTGCCTTGCCTGCGCGTCGCATCTGTTCGACATGAACGGCAATGAAATCACCAGGGTAACTATCGTTTAA
- a CDS encoding hydrogenase small subunit, which translates to MPTKQTFAEVFQSRGLSRRDFLKFCSLTSVSLGLAPSMLPKVVHAMETKPRTPVIWLHGLECTCCTESFIRSSHPIVADLIMNMISLDYDDTLSAAAGHQLEEVRRKIMKEYKGQYILAVEGNVPTKDDGVYCMIGGDSFLNVVKETAADAAAVIAWGACASFGCVQNADPNPTGAQPIDKIIKDKPIVKVPGCPPIAEVMTGVITHVHTFGKLPELDRMGRPKAFYSTRIHDKCYRRAFYDAGMFVRGFDEESTRKGWCLYKMGCKGPTTYNSCSKIQWNEGTSFPIGSGHPCIGCSEPDFWDKGPFYTRLADVSFLGTDTTADKIGMVAVGAAAAGAAAHAAVTAVKKKQHDKESDK; encoded by the coding sequence ATGCCCACCAAGCAAACGTTTGCGGAGGTGTTTCAGTCCCGTGGCCTTTCCCGGAGAGATTTTCTGAAGTTCTGCTCGCTCACTTCAGTCTCCCTCGGTCTTGCGCCCTCAATGCTTCCAAAGGTCGTCCACGCCATGGAGACCAAACCTCGCACACCGGTCATCTGGCTGCACGGTCTCGAATGCACATGCTGCACGGAATCTTTCATCCGCTCTTCGCATCCCATCGTCGCCGACCTCATCATGAACATGATCTCCCTCGACTATGACGATACCCTGAGCGCTGCAGCTGGCCATCAACTCGAAGAGGTGAGACGGAAGATCATGAAAGAGTACAAAGGCCAGTATATTCTCGCCGTCGAGGGGAACGTGCCGACAAAGGATGATGGTGTCTATTGCATGATCGGCGGCGATTCGTTCCTGAACGTCGTCAAAGAGACCGCCGCCGATGCTGCCGCGGTGATCGCCTGGGGCGCTTGCGCCTCGTTCGGCTGCGTGCAGAACGCCGATCCAAATCCGACTGGAGCGCAACCCATCGACAAGATCATCAAGGACAAGCCGATCGTCAAGGTGCCGGGCTGCCCGCCCATTGCCGAGGTGATGACCGGCGTGATTACCCATGTACACACTTTCGGCAAGTTGCCGGAACTCGACAGAATGGGCCGCCCGAAAGCGTTCTACTCCACGAGAATTCACGACAAGTGCTATCGCCGCGCCTTTTACGACGCCGGTATGTTCGTGCGTGGCTTCGACGAGGAGTCCACCCGGAAAGGGTGGTGCCTCTACAAGATGGGGTGCAAAGGGCCGACCACCTACAACTCCTGCTCGAAGATTCAGTGGAATGAGGGTACCAGCTTCCCGATCGGTTCCGGCCACCCCTGCATCGGCTGTTCCGAACCCGATTTCTGGGACAAGGGGCCATTCTACACGCGCCTGGCAGACGTGTCGTTCCTCGGCACGGACACCACCGCCGACAAGATCGGCATGGTGGCGGTCGGCGCGGCGGCTGCCGGAGCGGCGGCTCATGCGGCAGTCACCGCGGTGAAGAAGAAGCAGCACGACAAAGAGTCTGACAAGTAA